GCCAAGTCATTCGCACTGAAGAAGCCGGTGAGCGTGCTTCGCAGGTGGCCGCTTTGCCGTTAGTGCGCCAAGCGCTATTGCAACGCCAGCGTGATTTTTGCCAAGCGCCGGGGCTGGTGGCAGACGGCCGCGATATGGGAACGGTGGTCTTTCCTGACGCACCATTGAAGATTTTTTTAACGGCGAGTGCTGACGAGCGAGCGCGCCGGCGCTATCTGCAGTTGCAGGAAGCCGGGGTGAATGCTAGTCTTCCGAGTCTTTTAAAGGAGATTCAGGCACGCGATGCACGTGATATGCAGCGCAGCGTGGCCCCTCTCAAGCCGGCAGATGATGCCATAACGCTTGATACCACGCGTCTGAGCATACCGGAAGTGGTTGATCGACTGACCGAACTGCTAGCCCAACGTGGGCTTGTAAGCGGCGTGTGATTCTCCCTTGCGGCGCTTTTGGATAGGTGTCACGACGTGGCAGGGCACTAAACTCACATCGGTGAGCCCGGTCAGGTCTAACCAGCGTTAACACCCCCGAAGGCTGAGTGACATTAGGCCCGCACTTGCTGGTGGTGCGGAGAAGGCATTTATGCCTCAACAACGTAATTACGTAGGAACACCATGAGCGAAAGCTTTGCTGAGCTGTTTGAACAGTCTCTTAACGACATCAACATGGAGCCGGGCGCTATTGTCGCCGCTCAAGTTGTCGACATTGACGGTGACTGGGTTACTGTCAACGCTGGTCTGAAATCTGAAGGTCAGATCCCTGCATCACAGTTCCGCGATGAACACGGTAATCTGAACATCGCTATCGGTGACGACGTACACGTTGCACTTGAAGCCGTTGAAGATGGTTTCGGTGAGACGCGTCTGTCCCGTGAAAAAGCCAAGCGCGCAGAAGCTTGGAAGATTCTGGAAGCAGCCTTCGAGAAAGACGAAATCATCAAGGGCGTTATTAACGGTAAGGTTAAAGGCGGCTTCACGGTCGAAGTTGACTCTATCCGTGCCTTCTTGCCGGGTTCGTTGGTTGACGTTCGTCCAGTTCGCGATACTGCGCACCTGGAAAATAAAGAGCTAGACTTTAAAGTCATTAAGCTCGATCCGAAACGTAACAACGTTGTTGTATCTCGTCGTGCGGTTCTGGAAGCAGAGAACAGTGCAGAGCGTGAAGCGCTTCTGGCCACTCTGCAAGAAGGTCAGCAGATTAAAGGTATCGTTAAGAACCTGACAGACTACGGCGCTTTCGTAGATCTGGGCGGTGTTGACGGCCTGCTGCACATTACTGACATGGCGTGGAAGCGTATTAAGCATCCGTCTGAAATCGTAGCTGTTGGCGACGAGATCAACGTCAAAGTTCTGAAGTTTGACCGTGAGCGTAATCGCGTTTCACTGGGTCTGAAGCAGTTAGGCGAAGATCCGTGGGTCAACATCAAAGAGCGTTACCCAGAAAGCATGAAAGTGCACGCGGTCGTCACTAATCTGACTGACTACGGCTGCTTTGCTGAGCTGGAAGAAGGCGTTGAAGGTTTGGTTCACGTTTCTGAAATGGACTGGACTAACAAAAACATTCATCCGTCTAAAGTTGTTCAAGTGGGCGATGATGTTGACGTCATGGTGTTGGATATCGACGAAGAGCGTCGTCGTATTTCTCTGGGTATCAAGCAGTGTACTGCTAACCCGTGGGAAACTTTCAACACTGATTACAACAAGGGCGACCGTGTTTCAGGTACCATCAAGTCAATCACTGACTTCGGTATCTTCATCGGCCTTGAAGGTGGTATCGACGGTCTGGTTCACCTGTCTGATATTTCTTGGACTGATACTGGCGAAGAAGCCGTACGCAGCTTCAAGAAAGGTGACGAAGCTGAAGCCGTTATCCTGTCTATTGATCCAGAGCGTGAGCGCATCTCGCTAGGCATCAAGCAGATGGATTCCGACCCCGTTGCTGAGTACCTGTCAGTTAATGACAAGGGCAGTATTGTAACCGGTCGCGTCATTGAAGTTGATGCTAAAGAAGCTCAGGTTGAATTGGCGACTGACGTTATTGCTGTGCTGAAAGCTTCTGAAATTAGTGCTGATCGCGTTGAAGATGCGCGTAATGTATTGAATGAAGGTGACAGTGTCGAAGCACGTATTGTGAGCGTTGATCGTAAGAGCCGTCAGATTAATCTGTCGGTTAAAGCGAAAGACCAAGACGATACGCGTCAGAACCTTAAGAAACTGCGTGATCAAGAGCCGGAAACTGCAGGTGGTCCGACCACTATCGGTGATCTAATCAAGCAGCAAATGGGCCAAGACTAATAGTATATTAGTTATTGGTTTGTAAAAGCGCCGCCCTTATGGGCGGCGCTTTTGTTTGTAATAGCGAATAATCGGGCTTTCATATTGGTTGTAGCTGGTTATGGTTCAAGCTGATTAAAATGCTATAAGTTTTAAAAACGAATAGTAATTGAGTAAAAATCAACTAGACTGTTGTCAGTTAGCTAATTTACAGGAATAATGTCCTAGCATTCTGAACTAGTGGGTGCCAGTGTTGTAAAGTCTGCACCTAAGCCAGTTGGACCCTGTTCAGTTGGATATGATACTAAAGGAACCCCGATGTCATTACTTAACGAATATATTCAAAAAGAACAACAGCTAAAACAGCTGCAAGAAGACCTTCAACGTCTAGAAGGCGATCAGCGGCTAAAAAGCGAATTGGAGTTCAAGGCTAAGCTTGAAGCCCTGATGACAGAATTTGGCAAGCGCCCTAGTGACGTTATTGCTTTGTTAGATCCTGCTGCTGAGCAGCGTGGTGGTGCTAAAGTCACCGCAAGTGGCAATGCGCGTCGCAAGCGTCGTCTTAAAATTTATAAAAACCCTAAAACAGGCGAAGTGATCGAGACACGTGGCGGCAATCACAAAGGCCTGCGTAGCTGGAAAGATGAGCATGGCGATGAAGCCGTTGAATCATGGCTGGTACGCATGGAAGACTAAGTTACTTAGTCGCCGGCATTTCTTTATAGGAATGCCGGTTTTTTATTAGCAACATGCATGTTTATACTTCAACCTCGTAAGCGCTATTCTAATCGCACGTTCACTGGTTTGCTTTCAGTCTGTATAGTTCATCCAGCTATGCTGCCCGTGCCTCAAGTAGGTGTTTGTCATTCTCTGTATAGATATTCTCCCATGCAGGTTTTTTTTGCTGCAAAGGTTTTGTTACGGTGCACGGCAAGTGATCTATGGCCACGTCAGGCTGACAGCAGATGCGATTGCTGGCTTAGTCTAAACTGTTTCAGGCAGTGCTTGAACTATGCAAAATAAGCATGGTCTTTGTTCCTACGACGTAACACATTTGCGCTATATTAATCAGTTAAATGACCGCAATATGGCGGCAACCGATAGCTTTATTTATTTTTCTGTAGGGTGCTTCGCTAGTGGTCGTTCTTATCGTCTTGGAAAAGGTGGCGAGCGTATCGTCATCCAGGCAATTAGATGGTAATGAAATATTGCCTAACCGTTTCGTGTGTTTGATATCTGCTTTAGAGAAAATGCTGCACTGGTAGTCATATTAATCATTTCAAGCAAGGTGTAAATGAAACATCGATGAAATATCAAAAGGTTGAAAAGCAGTTAGATGAGCGCGATAAGCTGCGTAAATTTCGTGAATTAGACGATGCTTTTGCGCAGGCATTGCGCCAGTTAGATGACCCCGATAGTGATTTCGATATTCCTACAGGGCCGCCGGTAAGATCGCTTGCAACGCTTGAACAAGATGATTTGGACGCGAAGCAGGAAGAGCAACAGCAGGAACAGGGGCGTGTTTTTCAGCAGCGCTTTGAAGCATTATTAAGCGAATATGATTTTACGCATTATGATTTGGCGGAACTGTCTGAGACGCTACTTTCCCATGGATTATGGCAGCTAGACACGGTGCCTGGCAGTAAGCAGTCTTAATGCGTGGGAAACATACCCTGCGCTATCGGTAGCGATAAACGCGTATGCTCGGTAAAAACATTTCCTGTTCTATTTTTTCATCACAACGCCGAGCGCGAGTGCGGGTCGTGGGGGGATGTAGAGCAGGCAGGTTAATATGTGGCAGCCGCTGATTATTGTCGGGTACAAATATCGGCATCGCGGCATTTAATGCTCGCCTTGAGTGTCCGTCTGCAAGCGGTTCGGTGAAAAATAAATTCGCACGCATAAGCG
This DNA window, taken from Vreelandella profundi, encodes the following:
- the cmk gene encoding (d)CMP kinase, encoding MNDRVPILTIDGPGGAGKGTISCLVAERLGWHLLDSGALYRLTAQAAINHDVAVDDEVSLARLAEQLDVAFPIDGGRPRTMLEGDDVGQVIRTEEAGERASQVAALPLVRQALLQRQRDFCQAPGLVADGRDMGTVVFPDAPLKIFLTASADERARRRYLQLQEAGVNASLPSLLKEIQARDARDMQRSVAPLKPADDAITLDTTRLSIPEVVDRLTELLAQRGLVSGV
- the rpsA gene encoding 30S ribosomal protein S1: MSESFAELFEQSLNDINMEPGAIVAAQVVDIDGDWVTVNAGLKSEGQIPASQFRDEHGNLNIAIGDDVHVALEAVEDGFGETRLSREKAKRAEAWKILEAAFEKDEIIKGVINGKVKGGFTVEVDSIRAFLPGSLVDVRPVRDTAHLENKELDFKVIKLDPKRNNVVVSRRAVLEAENSAEREALLATLQEGQQIKGIVKNLTDYGAFVDLGGVDGLLHITDMAWKRIKHPSEIVAVGDEINVKVLKFDRERNRVSLGLKQLGEDPWVNIKERYPESMKVHAVVTNLTDYGCFAELEEGVEGLVHVSEMDWTNKNIHPSKVVQVGDDVDVMVLDIDEERRRISLGIKQCTANPWETFNTDYNKGDRVSGTIKSITDFGIFIGLEGGIDGLVHLSDISWTDTGEEAVRSFKKGDEAEAVILSIDPERERISLGIKQMDSDPVAEYLSVNDKGSIVTGRVIEVDAKEAQVELATDVIAVLKASEISADRVEDARNVLNEGDSVEARIVSVDRKSRQINLSVKAKDQDDTRQNLKKLRDQEPETAGGPTTIGDLIKQQMGQD
- a CDS encoding histone-like nucleoid-structuring protein, MvaT/MvaU family, which encodes MSLLNEYIQKEQQLKQLQEDLQRLEGDQRLKSELEFKAKLEALMTEFGKRPSDVIALLDPAAEQRGGAKVTASGNARRKRRLKIYKNPKTGEVIETRGGNHKGLRSWKDEHGDEAVESWLVRMED